The Actinotalea sp. JY-7876 sequence GGGGAGGACGTCCTGGGGGCAGGACCAGGGGCTGACGAGGGTCCAAGCGCTCCAGGGAGCAGTCGGAGTGCTGCGCGACCGGCCCCAGAGTGGCTCGAGAGGAGCGACGCCCTCGCAGTCAGGGACAGAGACTGTGCCGGCATTCGTCGCGCAACTTCCGTTGCCGGGCGTCGAGATCTCGCCGGAAGTGACCGGACAAAGCGGCGCCCGGAGATACTCGACCAGTGCCAGGGCCCGACTTGCGCCTGCGGAGCGCCACGCCTGCTCAGCGGCGAAGCCCTCGCGCGCGTTGAGTTCGAAGACGTCACCGCGGGCTGCGGCCGATACCGCCTCGTCCTCGTCGCCGAGACCGGGACGCGCGAGCGCTGCCGATCCGACAAGCACCAGCATGGCGGTGAACACTGCGATCTTGGTGGTTCGGCGAGCGCTCACGACTCAACCGTCTCGACATCTAGCTCCAGCACGCGCCAGTTTGAGCCGTCATGGCGGAGCGCGTACGTGAGCACGTGCTTCTCTGATTCGGTGCGCTCGGAGACGACTTCCCCGGCTTCGTCGTACTCCTTCGAAGGTCCCTCGTTCGCCGTAACGGTCGCTCCGTAGCGGCCGACGTTGATCTCCCATGCAGACACTTCAAGAATGGCGATGGCCGACCCGGAACTTGAGTGACTTGCCGCCACCTGCTCTTGGACATTGCGTATGACGGACTGGCAAAACGCGCACTCCGGATCGCTCAGTTCGTTCCACTTGCTCAGGTCGCCTGTCGCGTACGCGTACGGGTAGAGCTGCAGGAAGTACGTGGCCGCCGCCTCCGCGCCGGCGACGCTGACCTCGTCGATGGCGGCAGGTCGTTCCGGAGCAATCGCCTCGGGCGGCGTCGTGGGCGTAGGCGTGGGGCTGGGCGTCGCCGTCGGACTGCTCGACACGGTCGGCTCCGGAGTCGGCTCGACCGAGTCACGAGTGCACCCGGCCAACCCGCCGACCGCGCACACGCCGATGAGCAGTGCCGCGGTGCCCCTGCTCGGACGCATGGCCCGCAACCTACCGGCGAGCCGGACATTCCCGACAGGTCGCGAAGCGATCTGTGGACAGCGCATCACCCGTACGCGTGGCGCTCAGAGAACGCCAGGGATCCGTGCCGGCGGACACGCCCCTGTCGCCCTGGTCGCCTCCTTCTACGAGTGGCGTCCATAAGTCGGCCTGACGGGCGGGACGCCGCTCCAGCAGCGCTACCGGCTCCTTGGAGTCCCGCGACATGCACGTCACCACGGCGACCTCGCCTGCGGACCGCGCCAGCGAGCGCATCGCGACCATCGGCGCGGCCGTCGAACTTTGGGACGCCAGCAAACTCATCGAGCGCTCCGGCGACAACGAAAGGGACTTGCCGGTGCCTGGTTACCCGGGGCGCGCGCCGAAATGGGAGCGAGAGATCTCACCGGTGTGCGGTCAGCACGTCCGAGCCGCGGGCTTTTCGTCAGCAGCCCGGTGAGCTGCACGCGCCTGCGACGAGGGTGCTGCGGCGTTCGACGGCGGTGATCGGTGGCGTGGTTGTCACGGTGGTGGCGGTGCCGTCGATGTCCTGCCACGTGGTGGTCCCGGCGAGGCGGTACTGGCCGGCCCAGGTGGTGGTCAGCGTGATGGCGTAGGCGCCGGGACCGCCGTAGCTGTGGTGGACGTCGTGATCCGGGTAGGGGCGGCCGGGGCTCGTCGTCACGAGGGGGGCGGAGCCGTCGCCGTAGTCCCAGCTGTAGGAGGTGGCGGTCGCTTGGACCTCGACGGCGTAGCCGAGCAGGTCGGTGGTGAGGTTCTGTTGGGCGGCGGTGGCCATGGTGATGGTGGGGATGTTGATGAGGACCGTGGCGGCGGCGGGCTGGATGGTGACCTGGGCCGGTGTGAGCGGGAGACGGCGGAAGTCCTCGGCCGAGAAGGCGGGGAGGACGTCCTGCGGGCAGGACCAGGGAGTGACGAGCGCCCAAGCGCTCCAGGGAGCAGTCGGAGTGCCGCGGGACCGGCTCCATAGTGGCTCGAGCGGAGCGAGGCCCTCGCACTCAGGGAGCGAGACGGTCCCCGCATTCGTCGCGCAACTCCCGTTGCCGGGCGTCGAGATTTCGCCGGAAGTCACCGGACACAGCGGCGCCCGGAGGTACTCGATAAGAGCCTGGGCCTGATTCGCGCCTGCGGAGCGCCACGCCCGTTCGGCGGCGAAGCGCTCGCGGGCGTTGAGTTGGAAGGCATTACCGCGGGCCGCAGTAGATACCGCTTCGTCCTCGTCGTCGAGGTCAGGACTCGCGAGCGCTGACGACCCGACAAGTGCGAGCATGGCGGTTAACAGTGCGATCGTATTGGCGCGGCGAGCCTTCACGACGTCACCGTCTCGACATCTAGTTCCAGAACGCGCCAACCAGCGCCGTCATGGCGAAGCGCATAGGTGATCAGGTGCTTCTGTGACTCGGTGCGTTCCGAGACGACTTCGCCGCCTTCGTCGAACTCCTTCGAGGGTCCCTCGTTCGCTGTAATGGTCGCTCCGTACCGGCCGACGTTGATCTCCCACGCCAACACCTCGAGAACGTCGATGGCTGAACCCGAACTCGTGTGGTTGGCGGCCACTTGCTCTTGGACATTGCGAACAACGGATTGGCAGAAGACGCACTCCGGATCGCTTAGGTCGTTCCATTTGCTCAGGTCCCCGGTCGCATACACGTACGGGTACAACTGCAAGAAGTACTCCGCGGCTGCCTCTGCGCCAGCGACGCTGACCTCGTCCATGGCGGCCGGCCGTTCGGGAGCAATCGCCTCGGGCGGCGTCGTCGGCGTCGGCGTGGGGGTGGCCGTCGCCGTCGGATTACTCGACACGGTCGGCACCGGAGTCGGCTCGACCGAGTCACGAGTGCACCCGGCCAACCCGCCGACCGCGCACACGCCGATGAGCAGTGCCGCGGTGCCCCTGCTCGGACGCATGGCCCGCAACCTACCGGCGAGCCGGACATTCCCGACAGGTCGCGAAGCGATCTGTGGACAGCGCATCACCCGTACGCGTGACGCTCAGAACGCCAGGAATGTCGCCAAGGGATGACGGTCCGCTCCCCGCGCGGCACCCTGGGTGCGGAGGTCCAGCCATGACGCACACGTACCCGCACATCGCCCAGGTCGTGCTCGACTCTCCCGACGCACGCCGCGCCGCGGAGTTCTACCGGCAGGTCTTCGGCCTGCAGTACCGCGAGGGCGACGCGCCGCCGCCAGCGGACGAGCCTGACCCCAACGGCGAGGACTGGCTCGTGCTGTGCAACCCGGGCGGGATCCAGCTCGCGTTCCAGCAGGTCGACGAGCAGACGCCGACCACATGGCCCGAGCAGGCGGTCCCGCAGCAGCTGCACCTCGACACACAGGTGTCGAGCAAGGAGGAGCTGGACCGACAGCACGAGCGCATCGTGGCGCTCGGCGGGACGCTGCGATTCGACCGCAGCGACGACCCGCAGGAACCGCTACGCGTCTACGCCGACCCGGACGGCCACACGTTCTGCGTCTTCGTGGGCTGAGCCTTCGGCCGCTTATCCACAGATTCGTCGTCTCTCCGCCATACGTGCTCTCGCGCAGATAGACATACCGGACCCGCCGGCCCTGACGAGAGCGAGACGTGCGCGATGAGC is a genomic window containing:
- a CDS encoding DUF6318 family protein, with the translated sequence MRPSRGTAALLIGVCAVGGLAGCTRDSVEPTPEPTVSSSPTATPSPTPTPTTPPEAIAPERPAAIDEVSVAGAEAAATYFLQLYPYAYATGDLSKWNELSDPECAFCQSVIRNVQEQVAASHSSSGSAIAILEVSAWEINVGRYGATVTANEGPSKEYDEAGEVVSERTESEKHVLTYALRHDGSNWRVLELDVETVES
- a CDS encoding PKD domain-containing protein; protein product: MKARRANTIALLTAMLALVGSSALASPDLDDEDEAVSTAARGNAFQLNARERFAAERAWRSAGANQAQALIEYLRAPLCPVTSGEISTPGNGSCATNAGTVSLPECEGLAPLEPLWSRSRGTPTAPWSAWALVTPWSCPQDVLPAFSAEDFRRLPLTPAQVTIQPAAATVLINIPTITMATAAQQNLTTDLLGYAVEVQATATSYSWDYGDGSAPLVTTSPGRPYPDHDVHHSYGGPGAYAITLTTTWAGQYRLAGTTTWQDIDGTATTVTTTPPITAVERRSTLVAGACSSPGC
- a CDS encoding DUF6318 family protein, whose protein sequence is MRPSRGTAALLIGVCAVGGLAGCTRDSVEPTPVPTVSSNPTATATPTPTPTTPPEAIAPERPAAMDEVSVAGAEAAAEYFLQLYPYVYATGDLSKWNDLSDPECVFCQSVVRNVQEQVAANHTSSGSAIDVLEVLAWEINVGRYGATITANEGPSKEFDEGGEVVSERTESQKHLITYALRHDGAGWRVLELDVETVTS
- a CDS encoding VOC family protein; its protein translation is MTHTYPHIAQVVLDSPDARRAAEFYRQVFGLQYREGDAPPPADEPDPNGEDWLVLCNPGGIQLAFQQVDEQTPTTWPEQAVPQQLHLDTQVSSKEELDRQHERIVALGGTLRFDRSDDPQEPLRVYADPDGHTFCVFVG